One Dermatophagoides farinae isolate YC_2012a chromosome 6, ASM2471394v1, whole genome shotgun sequence genomic window carries:
- the LOC124494032 gene encoding uncharacterized protein LOC124494032 isoform X1 has translation MYRKVCIMTALMAVAVNAYGGGGYGGGGGGGGGYSSGGGGYGGGGGYGGGGGGYGGGGGGYGGGGPVSASLAVYSNHNVNFRPVSSRGYGKPTNVYVDSTSSPVNFVFRSSSGAVNVQQQHQSGGGSFKENSSEDAPHRLVQTVRKPIIQEVREIITPMRIIRQEIQPVQENIQTLISRDDGAGGGGGDSISDIQDYLQTFNKEVDDGRQTTTAATTVADANDQSNSTNQLIYTIDGKEIAGNIVLADQDGQSEQSGNFQTFMVMNDQQYMLIMEQETGAGDEQQALVVTATDDEQQQQTNGTDDETANSNQRQEPASNVSETPAKRTRGMFRKNQRIKEELMDDDSHNDISVYDFNDQPNRNNASHGTTAGSSSKNQSTVSADDDDPDFKTPSKRGRPVKSSESSSRKTKSGSSSLVLNTSSGSSSSNVHVCTYCTYTSTKRYLLSRHLKSHSEDRPHKCGICERGFKTLASLQNHVNTHTGVRPHQCKFCDAAFTTSGELVRHIRYRHTHEKPHRCTECDYASVELSKLKRHMRCHTGERPYQCPHCTYASPDTYKLKRHLRIHTGEKPYLCDVCHQRFTQSNSLKAHKLIHTGNKPIFKCEFCPTTCGRKTDLRIHVQKLHTSDKMLTCKRCDQSFPDRYQFKMHLKTHEGEKCFKCDLCSYASVSARHLESHMLIHTDQKPYICEVCQLSFRQKQLLKRHKNLYHNPSYVPPVPKEKTHECAQCSKAFRHKGNLIRHMSLHDPDAKNNLSKDADLMGNSQLIDDEYYEDEEDYELDDPTQVSIIAADSSGNILDSSTATDGPIQITLDQQLIDSNNDPVMLLLVSGDGGDTSSNGQSTTDTATTATVTAATTSTPRIISRSARVTRSSAKANDVQVIYEESKSMLNSGNGDTSAISEPASQISFDNNDTINYEEQLQKQKDLEACFGFKDEDDEDEIILSMPAVHGQ, from the exons ATGTATCGAAaa GTTTGTATAATGACAGCTTTGATGGCTGTAGCCGTTAATGCATATGGTGGCGGCggttatggtggtggtggtggtggcggcggCGGATATTCTAGTGGTGGCGGCggttatggtggtggtggtggctatggcggtggtggtggtggttatggcggtggtggtggtggttatggCGGTGGTGGCCCAGTTTCAGCTTCATTGGCCGTTTACAGTAACCATAATGTCAATTTCCGACCAGTATCAAGCCGTGGTTACGGTAAACCAACCAATGTCTATGTTGACAGCACAAGTTCTCCagtcaattttgttttccgaTCTTCATCTGGTGCCGTcaatgttcaacaacaacatcaatcaGGCGGTGGTTCATTCAAAGAAAACTCATCTGAAGATGCTCCACATCGATTGGTTCAAACTGTCAGAAAACCAATCATACAGGAAGTCCGAGAAATCATTACCCCAATGCGAATAATCAGACAGGAAATTCAACCAGTACAAGAAAACATCCAAACTTTGATTTCCCGCGATGATGgagctggtggtggtggtgg GGATTCCATTTCGGATATTCAGGATTATCTTCAAACATTTAATAAAGAAGTAGATGATGGTAGACAGACTACAACCGCTGCTACAACTGTCGCTGATGCTAATGATCAATCGAAttcaacaaatcaattaatttataCGATAGATGGTAAAGAGATTGCCGGCAATATTGTTTTGGCAGATCAAGATGGTCAATCAGAACAATCGGgtaattttcaaacatttatgGTTatgaatgatcaacaatataTGTTGATCATGGAACAAGAAACCGGAGCtggtgatgaacaacaagCATTGGTTGTCACTGCGACTGacgatgaacaacaacaacaaactaatGGTACAGATGATGAAACGGCCAATTCGAATCAACGACAAGAACCGGCATCAAATGTTTCGGAAACACCAGCAAAACGTACACGTGGAATGTTTCGTAAAAATCAACGAATCAAAGAAGAattaatggatgatgatagtcATAATGATATCTCTGTTTATGATTTTAATGATCAACCAAATCGAAATAATGCATCACATGGAACGACGGCTGGTAGTTCTtcgaaaaatcaatcaacagtatcagcagatgatgatgatcccgATTTTAAAACACCATCAAAACGTGGACGACCGGTAAAATCTtcggaatcatcatcacgtaAAACAAAATCTGGTTCCAGCTCATTGGTATTGAATACTTCAAGTGGCAGTAGTAGTTCAAATGTTCATGTTTGCACATATTGTACTTATACTAGTACAAAACGTTATCTTTTATCACGTCATCTAAAATCACATAGTGAAGATCGACCACATAAATGTGGAATTTGTGAACGTGGTTTTAAG ACATTGGCTTCATTACAGAATCATGTCAACACCCATACTGGTGTTCGTCCTCATCAATGTAAATTTTGCGATGCTGCATTCACCACATCCGGAGAATTAGTTCGTCATATTCGTTATCGTCATACACATGAAAAACCTCATCGTTGTACTGAATGCGATTATGCATCAGTAGAATTATCCAAATTAAAACGTCATATGCGTTGTCATACAGGTGAAAGACCATATCAATGTCCACATTGTACATATGCATCGCCTGATACGTATAAATTGAAACGTCACCTTCGTATTCATACAG GTGAGAAACCATATTTATGTGATGTTTGCCATCAACGATTCACTCAAAGTAATTCATTGAAGGCTCATAAATTGATACATACAGGAAATAAGCCTATATTTAAA TGTGAATTTTGTCCAACCACTTGTGGACGAAAGACCGATTTACGTATTCATGTTCAAAAACTTCACACTAGTGATAAGATGTTAACATGTAAGCGATGCGATCAATCATTCCCGGATCgttatcaattcaaaatgcATCTAAAAACACATGAAggtgaaaaatgtttcaaatgtgACTTGTGCAGTTATGCATCGGTATCAGCACGTCATCTTGAATCACACATGTTGATTCATACAGACCAAAAACCT TACATCTGTGAGGTTTGTCAATTGTCATTCcgacaaaaacaattattaaaACGCCATAAAAATCTTTATCATAATCCAAGCTATGTACCACCGGTTCCGAAAGAAAAGACACATGAATGTGCACAATGTTCGAAAGCTTTCCGTCATAAAGGAAATCTTATACGCCACATGAGCCTCCATGATCCTGATGctaaaaacaatttatcaaAAGATGCTGATTTGATGGGAAATTCCCAgctaatcgatgatgaatattatgaagatgaagaagattATGAATTAGATGATCCTACACAAGTTTCAATTATAGCAGCTGATTCAAGTGGTAACATATTGGATTCATCGACTGCCACCGATGGCCCCATACAGATTACATTAGATCAACAGCTTATTGATTCCAATAATGATCCagtaatgttgttgttggtatcAGGGGATGGTGGTGATACATCTTCCAATGGGCAATCTACTACAGATACGGCTACAACTGCAACTGttacagcagcaacaacttCTACACCAAGAATCATTTCACGTTCCGCTCGTGTAACAAGAAGTTCGGCTAAAGCTAacg ATGTTCAAGTTATCTATGAGGAATCAAAATCCATGTTGAATAGTGGAAATGGCGATACTTCAGCTATTTCGGAACCAGCATCTCAAATATCGTTTGATAATAACGATACAATAAACTATGAAGAAcaattacaaaaacaaaaagatctAGAAGCTTGTTTTGGTTTCaag GATGAAGACGATGAAGATGAGATTATTTTGTCTATGCCTGCCGTTCATGGAcaataa
- the LOC124494032 gene encoding uncharacterized protein LOC124494032 isoform X2 yields MTDAVAAAETDSISDIQDYLQTFNKEVDDGRQTTTAATTVADANDQSNSTNQLIYTIDGKEIAGNIVLADQDGQSEQSGNFQTFMVMNDQQYMLIMEQETGAGDEQQALVVTATDDEQQQQTNGTDDETANSNQRQEPASNVSETPAKRTRGMFRKNQRIKEELMDDDSHNDISVYDFNDQPNRNNASHGTTAGSSSKNQSTVSADDDDPDFKTPSKRGRPVKSSESSSRKTKSGSSSLVLNTSSGSSSSNVHVCTYCTYTSTKRYLLSRHLKSHSEDRPHKCGICERGFKTLASLQNHVNTHTGVRPHQCKFCDAAFTTSGELVRHIRYRHTHEKPHRCTECDYASVELSKLKRHMRCHTGERPYQCPHCTYASPDTYKLKRHLRIHTGEKPYLCDVCHQRFTQSNSLKAHKLIHTGNKPIFKCEFCPTTCGRKTDLRIHVQKLHTSDKMLTCKRCDQSFPDRYQFKMHLKTHEGEKCFKCDLCSYASVSARHLESHMLIHTDQKPYICEVCQLSFRQKQLLKRHKNLYHNPSYVPPVPKEKTHECAQCSKAFRHKGNLIRHMSLHDPDAKNNLSKDADLMGNSQLIDDEYYEDEEDYELDDPTQVSIIAADSSGNILDSSTATDGPIQITLDQQLIDSNNDPVMLLLVSGDGGDTSSNGQSTTDTATTATVTAATTSTPRIISRSARVTRSSAKANDVQVIYEESKSMLNSGNGDTSAISEPASQISFDNNDTINYEEQLQKQKDLEACFGFKDEDDEDEIILSMPAVHGQ; encoded by the exons ATGACCGATGCTGTTGCTGCCGCCGAAACGGATTCCATTTCGGATATTCAGGATTATCTTCAAACATTTAATAAAGAAGTAGATGATGGTAGACAGACTACAACCGCTGCTACAACTGTCGCTGATGCTAATGATCAATCGAAttcaacaaatcaattaatttataCGATAGATGGTAAAGAGATTGCCGGCAATATTGTTTTGGCAGATCAAGATGGTCAATCAGAACAATCGGgtaattttcaaacatttatgGTTatgaatgatcaacaatataTGTTGATCATGGAACAAGAAACCGGAGCtggtgatgaacaacaagCATTGGTTGTCACTGCGACTGacgatgaacaacaacaacaaactaatGGTACAGATGATGAAACGGCCAATTCGAATCAACGACAAGAACCGGCATCAAATGTTTCGGAAACACCAGCAAAACGTACACGTGGAATGTTTCGTAAAAATCAACGAATCAAAGAAGAattaatggatgatgatagtcATAATGATATCTCTGTTTATGATTTTAATGATCAACCAAATCGAAATAATGCATCACATGGAACGACGGCTGGTAGTTCTtcgaaaaatcaatcaacagtatcagcagatgatgatgatcccgATTTTAAAACACCATCAAAACGTGGACGACCGGTAAAATCTtcggaatcatcatcacgtaAAACAAAATCTGGTTCCAGCTCATTGGTATTGAATACTTCAAGTGGCAGTAGTAGTTCAAATGTTCATGTTTGCACATATTGTACTTATACTAGTACAAAACGTTATCTTTTATCACGTCATCTAAAATCACATAGTGAAGATCGACCACATAAATGTGGAATTTGTGAACGTGGTTTTAAG ACATTGGCTTCATTACAGAATCATGTCAACACCCATACTGGTGTTCGTCCTCATCAATGTAAATTTTGCGATGCTGCATTCACCACATCCGGAGAATTAGTTCGTCATATTCGTTATCGTCATACACATGAAAAACCTCATCGTTGTACTGAATGCGATTATGCATCAGTAGAATTATCCAAATTAAAACGTCATATGCGTTGTCATACAGGTGAAAGACCATATCAATGTCCACATTGTACATATGCATCGCCTGATACGTATAAATTGAAACGTCACCTTCGTATTCATACAG GTGAGAAACCATATTTATGTGATGTTTGCCATCAACGATTCACTCAAAGTAATTCATTGAAGGCTCATAAATTGATACATACAGGAAATAAGCCTATATTTAAA TGTGAATTTTGTCCAACCACTTGTGGACGAAAGACCGATTTACGTATTCATGTTCAAAAACTTCACACTAGTGATAAGATGTTAACATGTAAGCGATGCGATCAATCATTCCCGGATCgttatcaattcaaaatgcATCTAAAAACACATGAAggtgaaaaatgtttcaaatgtgACTTGTGCAGTTATGCATCGGTATCAGCACGTCATCTTGAATCACACATGTTGATTCATACAGACCAAAAACCT TACATCTGTGAGGTTTGTCAATTGTCATTCcgacaaaaacaattattaaaACGCCATAAAAATCTTTATCATAATCCAAGCTATGTACCACCGGTTCCGAAAGAAAAGACACATGAATGTGCACAATGTTCGAAAGCTTTCCGTCATAAAGGAAATCTTATACGCCACATGAGCCTCCATGATCCTGATGctaaaaacaatttatcaaAAGATGCTGATTTGATGGGAAATTCCCAgctaatcgatgatgaatattatgaagatgaagaagattATGAATTAGATGATCCTACACAAGTTTCAATTATAGCAGCTGATTCAAGTGGTAACATATTGGATTCATCGACTGCCACCGATGGCCCCATACAGATTACATTAGATCAACAGCTTATTGATTCCAATAATGATCCagtaatgttgttgttggtatcAGGGGATGGTGGTGATACATCTTCCAATGGGCAATCTACTACAGATACGGCTACAACTGCAACTGttacagcagcaacaacttCTACACCAAGAATCATTTCACGTTCCGCTCGTGTAACAAGAAGTTCGGCTAAAGCTAacg ATGTTCAAGTTATCTATGAGGAATCAAAATCCATGTTGAATAGTGGAAATGGCGATACTTCAGCTATTTCGGAACCAGCATCTCAAATATCGTTTGATAATAACGATACAATAAACTATGAAGAAcaattacaaaaacaaaaagatctAGAAGCTTGTTTTGGTTTCaag GATGAAGACGATGAAGATGAGATTATTTTGTCTATGCCTGCCGTTCATGGAcaataa